The Streptomyces sp. RKAG293 genome includes a region encoding these proteins:
- a CDS encoding serine/threonine-protein kinase, which translates to MVSDHAEAGRLVAGRYRLVERIGRGGMGTVWRAEDELLGRQVAVKKLHPPQPHLHEDELATIFERTRREARAAARISHPNVIVVHDVVDDEGLPSIVMEYVPSMTLGEALKKHGALAPVEAARIGRGMVAALRAAHRAGVLHRDVKPGNVLLGGDGRVVLTDFGIAQASGTSTLTRTGELIGSIDFLSPERIKGQSPGPEADLWALGATLYQAVEGNSPFRRDTAIETAYAISEDPVLPAANAGPLEHVIAGLLAKDPRERMSAEEAERLLRLPAAGTDTTRFERGGTASTTVTPAGSGSGRPAEPARATAQVTVGHGAEPVPEASTTPPGGTPAAAPRPRRRARWVVAVLTAAAVAGGGTAAFAYFRDDGGGPTASKTHTPPPDTATPSPSPSTTAEPPPLPKNYRLVTEAAKGFAVPVPKGWRRTVADGEVNYIDPTGLVGLKFSVLDYAGPDHLAHFKSLETKVRDTLAGYHQERMQPTTVFGQNAAIWQFTFKGSKRDYRAIDLGFGKEGEREYAIYLSAPKSQWDEYKPVFDNAVAGFRPSAQ; encoded by the coding sequence ATGGTGTCTGATCACGCGGAGGCGGGGCGACTCGTGGCCGGCCGGTACCGGCTGGTGGAGCGGATAGGCCGCGGGGGCATGGGCACGGTCTGGCGCGCGGAGGACGAACTGCTCGGCCGCCAGGTCGCGGTGAAGAAGCTGCATCCCCCGCAGCCCCATCTGCACGAGGACGAACTGGCCACCATCTTCGAGCGCACCCGCCGGGAGGCCCGTGCCGCCGCCCGGATCAGCCACCCGAACGTCATCGTCGTGCACGACGTGGTGGACGACGAGGGCCTGCCGTCCATCGTCATGGAGTACGTGCCGTCCATGACGCTGGGCGAAGCGCTGAAGAAACACGGCGCGCTGGCGCCCGTGGAGGCCGCGCGGATCGGCCGCGGCATGGTCGCCGCGCTGCGGGCCGCGCACCGCGCCGGGGTGCTGCACCGCGACGTGAAGCCGGGCAACGTCCTGCTCGGCGGGGACGGCCGCGTGGTGCTGACCGACTTCGGCATCGCCCAGGCGTCCGGCACCTCGACGCTCACCCGCACCGGCGAGCTGATCGGCTCCATCGACTTCCTCTCGCCGGAACGCATCAAGGGCCAGTCGCCCGGCCCGGAGGCCGACCTGTGGGCGCTGGGTGCGACGCTCTATCAGGCGGTGGAGGGGAACTCGCCGTTCCGCCGGGACACCGCGATCGAGACCGCGTACGCCATCTCCGAGGACCCGGTGCTGCCCGCCGCCAACGCCGGGCCGCTGGAACACGTCATCGCCGGGCTGCTCGCCAAGGATCCGCGCGAGCGGATGTCGGCGGAGGAGGCCGAACGGCTGCTGCGGCTGCCGGCCGCCGGTACGGACACCACGCGCTTCGAGCGCGGCGGCACCGCGTCGACCACCGTCACGCCCGCCGGGTCCGGATCCGGCCGGCCGGCCGAACCCGCCCGCGCGACCGCCCAGGTGACGGTCGGCCACGGCGCCGAGCCGGTCCCCGAAGCCTCCACGACTCCTCCCGGTGGCACGCCGGCCGCCGCACCCCGGCCGCGGCGCCGGGCCCGGTGGGTCGTCGCGGTGCTCACCGCGGCCGCCGTCGCGGGCGGCGGGACCGCGGCCTTCGCGTACTTCCGGGACGACGGCGGCGGCCCCACCGCGTCCAAGACGCACACCCCGCCGCCGGATACCGCGACGCCCAGCCCCTCGCCGTCCACGACCGCGGAGCCGCCGCCGCTCCCGAAGAACTACCGGCTCGTCACCGAGGCCGCCAAGGGCTTCGCCGTGCCGGTGCCGAAGGGCTGGCGGCGCACGGTGGCGGACGGTGAGGTCAACTACATCGATCCCACCGGGCTCGTGGGCCTCAAGTTCAGCGTCCTGGACTACGCGGGACCCGACCACCTCGCGCACTTCAAGTCCCTGGAGACCAAGGTGCGCGACACCCTGGCCGGCTATCACCAGGAGCGCATGCAGCCGACGACCGTATTCGGACAGAACGCCGCCATTTGGCAGTTCACGTTCAAAGGCAGTAAACGCGACTATCGGGCCATAGATCTGGGATTCGGCAAGGAAGGCGAACGCGAGTACGCCATCTACCTTTCCGCTCCCAAGTCCCAATGGGACGAGTACAAGCCGGTGTTCGACAACGCCGTGGCCGGTTTCCGGCCGTCCGCGCAGTAA